From one Leptospira stimsonii genomic stretch:
- a CDS encoding VOC family protein: MKYLHTMIRVQDLEKALDFFCMTLGLVVSRKKEHPEGKYTLVFLSTGEPDAPEIELTYNWGQKEPYTSGRNFGHLAFEVDNIYETCAKISARGITINRPPRDGRMAFIRSPDLISIELLQKGHSLPPEEPWLSMPNTGEW; encoded by the coding sequence ATGAAATATCTTCACACAATGATTCGAGTTCAAGACTTAGAAAAGGCTCTCGATTTTTTTTGTATGACCCTCGGACTCGTCGTCTCGCGTAAGAAAGAACATCCGGAAGGAAAATACACACTCGTCTTCTTATCAACGGGAGAACCGGACGCACCGGAGATCGAGCTGACATACAATTGGGGACAGAAAGAACCTTACACCAGCGGTAGAAATTTCGGCCATCTCGCCTTCGAGGTGGATAATATCTATGAGACCTGCGCGAAAATTTCCGCAAGAGGAATCACCATCAATCGCCCACCAAGGGATGGAAGAATGGCTTTCATTCGATCTCCGGATTTGATTTCGATCGAACTCTTACAAAAAGGACACTCCCTTCCCCCTGAAGAGCCTTGGCTTTCCATGCCAAACACGGGAGAATGGTAG